TGTAACCGCAATTGACACATTTCCAATAAGTCAATCCACATTTTGGACAAATATCTCCGACAAATTTACCAGAGGCTGTATAACCACACAGTGCGCATGCTAATGTCTCTTCTTTCTTTTCCACTCTAACCACATCCTTTCGCATGTTTATGTTAAATAAAGTCATATGACCCATATCAATTTATCCTTACAATGTTCCCAATCTTTAATTAAGATTTTCTTTCTGCTCCCCACCGTTTAGTTTTTCAGTAACTGCGGAAAATATGTCCCTGGCCTGTACAAAGCATTTTGGGGAGCAAGTAAAAAATATGTTCCATATATATCAAAATTCATAAATAAAACCTACAATAATGTTCTGCAGTTCATCATTATTGCTATAATTCTTACTTACAACTCCTTTATTCCCAAGTATCATAGCCGAGGTCTTAGTTCCTTCTTTATATAAACAAAGCACAGGAATCCCAAGACTAACGGCATGACATATCTCATATCCAACCCCTATTGAGGGAACCGTCACTTCAGCAATCAGGCATTCGCAATGCTCAACACCACCCATATCCCGCATAAATATCTCTTCTTCGCTCATCCCCTTCTCTTCTTCGAAGATAGTATCCAGTGCCACATGCTGGCTCAACACTTCAGCTCCGGAAGACATCAATACTTTTAATATGAACTTATATGTATCAAGCAATCTTCTGCCTCCGCGCATAGAACCTGACATGAATACTTTAGTCATTGTACACCTCTGAAATAGTGACCTTTGGTCAGACCCTGAGGAAACATCTCCTTCAGTCTTTCCAGATAATTCCTTCCATCAAAATCATTGGGATTTTCCAGGTAACTGTCAATAGCCTGTCGGTACAACATTGTAATCTCTTTTACCTGTTTGATATCATAATGCATACCCTCTATCCTCAAAACTGAGACCCCTGCACCCAGAATCGCAGGCAGGTGGTCGATCATACAAAGTTCCCGGGAATTGTAGATATGGGTTCTGCACATTGTATCACATCTTACAGGGAAGATGAATCCCTTTTCATCTCCAATATTATTTTGGTTGTCGCAGGGTTTTATGATGTCAGCATCACTACTTACACCAATGCTTTTAGAACCAGTACATCCCTTTCCCCCTCGAAATATACAATGTTCTGATATCATCAACTGCACAGCCCCCTGGACCAGACATTCCTGATCAAATCCCGCAGGTATATCCGCGATCTCGTCCAGCGTAAGTTCCTGGGAAATCGTAATTCCATTGACTCCCAAACTTGTTAGCAAAGCCAGTGTTTCATGGTTGAAGGCGTTGATGGGGTAATCCGCAATAACGGGTAAGTGGAATTCATCCGCACACATGTATATCTGGTCAGGCCCTGTTACCAGTATACCATCAAATCCGTATAGATTATCTAATACGCTTATGATAAGGTCCCTTTCAGAGTCCTTTATAATATCAGGTAATCTGATATACACAGATGCATCTGCATTGTGCGTTCGTTCAATTGCACTATTTGTTATTCTTTCTTTGTGAATAAGTCCTTCAATATCCACATAAACCCTATTTGCTCCGGCAGAAACCGCCGCATTAATAAATTCCGGGCTTATCACACGTATGGATAATCCGGGGCTGGCGGGCAAGACACTTGCCGGAACTTCACTCTTTTTAACATGGACTGAATCACATTTTCTTCGATATTTTTCCAGACGATTGATTTCAAGTCGCTGCACAGCTTCACGCCTCACAGAGTTGATCATTCCTATGGGAATAAAAATATCATCATCCATGTTGAGAGATATTTCATGTATTTCAAAAACCGTATTCCCGAGTTTGCTCACATGCTTTAGTAGTGAATCCCTATCAATTGGCTGGTGCCTGGCAGAAGGGATATAATCATCAGATGAAGCTTGTGCCGTATTCCCTTTTCCATCATTCAACTGTACAATAAGCTTATGTCCTCTCTTTGCCTCCACTTCCATGGACACCGGAATTTTCTTCTGGTGCGATTTCCGGGCTGCCGCTATCAGCTCTAAATCATATGTTTTATAGATTTCAGCACCCGGGGAAGGAGCCCCCTGAAAAGTAATACTTATTATAGAACCTGCAGGTGCTTCTTTTACCTTTCGTCCTTCTATCAATATCATATTTATTTTAGTACCATTACCACCCACTGCAACGCCATCTCCTAAACGAAGCGGGATTTTCAGTTTCACTGTGATAGTATCCGGGTCGCTTTTAATGATGCTCCCAAGTATTGTGCCGCGGTTTCCAGGCAACTCGGTGCTCATGAGAGTCTTGCCAGGGTCACCATTGATATATCCTTGTGTAAATCCCCTGTTAAATATTGTCTCAAGTTGCCGGGACTCGTCCCGGGTAACGTTTGATTTTGGGTCCTCAGACATCCGGTCAAGTATATCTCTGTAAGTTTTCGTAACAACAGCCACATATTCGGGCATTTTCATACGCCCTTCAATCTTAAAAGAATCCACACCTGCATATATCAGGTCATTAAGCCGGGAGGAAAGGTTCAGGTCCCTGGGACTGAGCAGGTATCCTTCCTCTTTTTTTCCATAAATTTTATACATTTTTCTGCACGGCTGTGCACAATAACCCCTGTTGCCGCTTCTGCCGCCTATAAAGCTACTCATCAGGCACCTGCCAGAATATGATATGCATAAGGCACCGTGAATGAACGTCTCAAGCTGGATGGAAGTGCTTAAGCGTATCTTTTTTATTTCCTCAATACTCAATTCCCTGGCAAGAACCGCACGGTTCACACCAAGAGCTTCCAATAGTTCCACACCCGGGCTGTTATGTATGGTCATCTGGGTACTGGCATGTATGGGTAATTCCGGAAAATTTTCCTTCAATATTTTCAGGATTCCAAAATCCTGGATAATAACAGCATCAGCACCATGGCTGCACAGTAGTTCTAAATACTCTGCAACATCCTCTAGCTCCCTTTCCTTAA
This Methanosarcinales archaeon DNA region includes the following protein-coding sequences:
- a CDS encoding DUF3656 domain-containing protein produces the protein MQRKLPELLAPAGNLRSLKAAIHNGADAVYMGAKSFSARGSADNFDQKGLEKAIDFAHQQDVSAYITVNTLVKERELEDVAEYLELLCSHGADAVIIQDFGILKILKENFPELPIHASTQMTIHNSPGVELLEALGVNRAVLARELSIEEIKKIRLSTSIQLETFIHGALCISYSGRCLMSSFIGGRSGNRGYCAQPCRKMYKIYGKKEEGYLLSPRDLNLSSRLNDLIYAGVDSFKIEGRMKMPEYVAVVTKTYRDILDRMSEDPKSNVTRDESRQLETIFNRGFTQGYINGDPGKTLMSTELPGNRGTILGSIIKSDPDTITVKLKIPLRLGDGVAVGGNGTKINMILIEGRKVKEAPAGSIISITFQGAPSPGAEIYKTYDLELIAAARKSHQKKIPVSMEVEAKRGHKLIVQLNDGKGNTAQASSDDYIPSARHQPIDRDSLLKHVSKLGNTVFEIHEISLNMDDDIFIPIGMINSVRREAVQRLEINRLEKYRRKCDSVHVKKSEVPASVLPASPGLSIRVISPEFINAAVSAGANRVYVDIEGLIHKERITNSAIERTHNADASVYIRLPDIIKDSERDLIISVLDNLYGFDGILVTGPDQIYMCADEFHLPVIADYPINAFNHETLALLTSLGVNGITISQELTLDEIADIPAGFDQECLVQGAVQLMISEHCIFRGGKGCTGSKSIGVSSDADIIKPCDNQNNIGDEKGFIFPVRCDTMCRTHIYNSRELCMIDHLPAILGAGVSVLRIEGMHYDIKQVKEITMLYRQAIDSYLENPNDFDGRNYLERLKEMFPQGLTKGHYFRGVQ
- a CDS encoding deoxyribonucleoside 5'-monophosphate N-glycosidase, encoding MTKVFMSGSMRGGRRLLDTYKFILKVLMSSGAEVLSQHVALDTIFEEEKGMSEEEIFMRDMGGVEHCECLIAEVTVPSIGVGYEICHAVSLGIPVLCLYKEGTKTSAMILGNKGVVSKNYSNNDELQNIIVGFIYEF